A genomic segment from Halobellus litoreus encodes:
- a CDS encoding sulfatase, translating to MADPDILFVVLDSVRRDRVSAYGHDRTTTPNLDQLAEEATLFEDAYTPAPWTLPSHCSMFTGVFPSEHGVTNGFSDQSLRLPESIDTLTERLSADGYRTAGFSNNPWVGSLSGIDRGFDEYVEWDLEIGVDGDTDISTTRDRLYSAAHGLLAQAARQPVFLLKRRMFTANLVERATRWLRATARDGPPTFTFLNLMEAHSPYFPPRDAFEALDLSPPGPIEPRLLNTRLLAYVLGRSDLAPEQRERVLEFYDASLRYQDRKLGQLLSVLKETGRYDDSLVVIVADHGKNLGEHDRNGTPPHSTRSVNTDVPLVVKRPGQDDPKRVSHPAELTGIFDLASDPELSPTAALCGDEGAFVEDYVPHTGRTSEPTTRWRVLSDGTHRYVRAEDGREYLFGPDGSQLSKNEGDLRNQFAEAMESRVARLAERGDGAKAEPETLSRGIESQLEDLGYLE from the coding sequence ATGGCTGATCCAGATATCCTGTTCGTCGTTCTCGACTCGGTTCGCCGGGACCGTGTCTCGGCGTACGGCCACGACCGAACGACGACCCCGAACCTCGACCAACTCGCCGAGGAGGCGACCCTGTTCGAAGACGCCTACACGCCGGCTCCCTGGACCTTACCGTCGCACTGCTCGATGTTTACCGGGGTATTTCCCAGCGAGCACGGCGTCACGAACGGCTTCTCCGACCAGTCGTTGCGTCTCCCCGAATCGATCGATACGCTCACCGAACGACTCTCGGCCGACGGATATCGGACCGCCGGGTTCTCGAACAACCCGTGGGTCGGCTCGCTGTCCGGAATCGACAGGGGGTTCGACGAGTACGTCGAGTGGGACCTCGAGATCGGCGTCGACGGCGACACCGACATCTCGACGACGCGGGATCGACTGTACTCGGCGGCACACGGGCTGCTCGCACAGGCCGCTCGCCAGCCGGTTTTCCTGTTGAAGCGACGTATGTTCACGGCGAATCTGGTCGAACGGGCGACCAGATGGCTGCGAGCGACCGCCCGCGATGGCCCGCCGACGTTCACGTTCCTGAACCTGATGGAGGCACACAGCCCGTACTTCCCGCCGAGAGACGCCTTCGAGGCGCTGGACCTCTCGCCTCCAGGGCCGATCGAGCCACGGCTGTTGAACACGAGACTTCTCGCGTACGTCCTCGGTCGAAGCGACCTAGCACCGGAGCAACGCGAACGGGTCCTGGAATTCTACGACGCGAGCCTCCGATACCAGGACCGAAAGCTCGGCCAGTTGCTATCGGTACTGAAAGAGACCGGGCGGTACGACGACTCGCTTGTGGTGATCGTCGCCGACCACGGGAAGAACCTCGGGGAGCACGACCGCAACGGAACGCCACCGCACTCGACCCGGAGCGTCAACACAGATGTTCCACTGGTCGTCAAACGACCCGGACAAGACGACCCGAAACGGGTGTCACACCCCGCGGAGCTGACTGGGATCTTCGATCTCGCCTCGGACCCCGAACTGTCGCCGACGGCGGCGCTGTGTGGCGACGAAGGCGCTTTCGTCGAGGATTACGTGCCGCACACCGGGCGGACCAGCGAACCGACCACACGGTGGCGGGTCCTCTCCGACGGCACGCACCGATACGTCAGGGCCGAGGACGGCAGGGAGTACCTGTTCGGTCCTGACGGAAGTCAGCTCTCCAAGAACGAAGGGGACCTGCGGAACCAGTTCGCAGAGGCGATGGAGAGTCGAGTGGCGAGACTCGCCGAACGGGGCGACGGAGCCAAGGCGGAGCCGGAAACCCTCTCACGCGGTATCGAGTCCCAACTCGAAGACCTGGGCTACTTAGAGTGA
- a CDS encoding glycosyltransferase family 2 protein, with translation MYDGQTIGVVVPAYNEAGQVGDVLETMPTYVDRIYAVDDASTDSTWEEVRESARRINSEAGPSAVGGDERDAAARVVTVQHERNRGAGAAVKTGYACALEDGIDVAAVMDGDGQMDPAHLDRILAPVTSGDVTYSKGNRLSSREDYASMSNWRLFGNVSLTLLTRIASGYWELSDPQNGFTAISNEGLRTIGFERLYDRYGFLNHVLFALNVNREPIADVSHPAVYADEQSGINYWTFIPRVSFLLGRNFVERLTRSYVLRMFHPLIACYVLGAVVTLAGVAGGLHALSSPAVDSFLGGMVSVAVGTLGGLLIVLGLWFDVSENEGLVRKVDYSRREVADETTEDLPHVSSGLEVYQDGGTTAASAEEGSQ, from the coding sequence ATGTACGACGGACAGACTATCGGCGTCGTCGTCCCCGCGTACAACGAAGCCGGTCAGGTGGGTGACGTACTCGAGACGATGCCCACGTACGTCGACCGTATTTACGCCGTCGACGACGCCTCGACCGACAGCACCTGGGAGGAAGTACGAGAGTCGGCCCGCCGTATCAACTCCGAGGCCGGGCCCAGCGCCGTCGGCGGTGATGAGAGGGATGCTGCAGCGCGCGTCGTCACCGTACAACACGAGCGCAACCGGGGCGCGGGGGCGGCCGTGAAGACTGGCTACGCGTGCGCGCTCGAAGACGGGATAGACGTGGCTGCCGTGATGGACGGGGACGGCCAGATGGACCCGGCCCACCTCGATCGAATCCTCGCGCCCGTCACGAGCGGTGACGTCACCTACTCGAAGGGAAACCGGCTGTCCTCGCGCGAGGACTACGCCTCGATGTCGAACTGGCGGCTCTTCGGAAACGTCTCGCTCACCCTCTTGACGCGAATCGCCAGCGGCTACTGGGAGCTGTCCGATCCACAGAACGGTTTCACGGCGATATCGAACGAGGGGTTGCGGACCATCGGCTTCGAACGTCTCTACGATCGGTACGGGTTCCTGAACCACGTGCTCTTCGCGCTCAACGTCAACAGGGAACCGATCGCAGACGTCTCACACCCGGCCGTCTACGCGGACGAGCAAAGCGGCATCAACTACTGGACGTTCATCCCGCGGGTCTCTTTCCTCCTGGGCCGGAACTTCGTCGAGCGACTCACCCGATCGTACGTCCTCCGGATGTTCCACCCGCTGATCGCCTGTTACGTGCTCGGCGCGGTCGTGACGCTCGCCGGCGTCGCCGGTGGACTGCACGCGCTGTCTTCGCCCGCGGTGGACTCGTTCCTCGGCGGGATGGTGTCGGTCGCCGTCGGCACGCTCGGCGGGCTACTGATCGTGCTCGGACTGTGGTTCGACGTCTCGGAAAACGAGGGGCTCGTCCGGAAGGTCGACTACTCGAGACGGGAGGTCGCGGACGAGACAACCGAGGACCTTCCACACGTGTCCTCTGGCCTCGAGGTATACCAGGACGGCGGAACCACGGCCGCGTCGGCGGAGGAGGGTTCACAATGA
- a CDS encoding lipopolysaccharide biosynthesis protein — translation MDRSIQSGLWAGGIKFSSRFLQILMLIILARLLVPRQFGLVGIALISLSATRNFSKIGLKSALVQRRDENVDKYLDTAWCLEALRGAVIFGVLFALAPTIAGVFDEPSATPLIRVIGLGPLLFGLRNPGIIYFRKDLEFHKEFVYKVSGGFVQFFVGVGYALVSPTVWALVFAYVSADVFRFGLSYFIHDYRPRPSFDSSIAKELIDYGKWITASSVLYFLYREGDDAFVGWFISATALGFYQYAYRIADTPSSEVSEVIASVSFPAFSKLQDKPAELRQTLLATTRVTGFVTIPMSLGIAIVAPSFVPVVLGSEWTRMIRPMQLLALYGLFHSITRNFGSIFKALDRPDILAKLAALRVACIAVLIWPAADLFGIEGVALVVVGVYAFPMLPLDVFVVSRLTQTAPMALVKEWFYPAIAAGIMLGILWQLRRMLEVGPLVELVVLIPSGIVVYTVNCLLFARYLSWRIEDDIRSIGRSLG, via the coding sequence GTGGATCGCAGCATCCAGAGCGGGCTGTGGGCCGGCGGAATCAAGTTTTCCAGTCGATTCCTGCAGATTCTGATGTTGATAATCCTCGCGCGACTGCTCGTGCCCAGGCAGTTCGGACTCGTCGGTATCGCGTTGATCTCGTTGAGCGCGACGCGAAACTTCTCGAAGATCGGTCTGAAGTCGGCGCTCGTCCAGCGACGCGACGAGAACGTCGACAAGTATCTCGATACGGCCTGGTGTCTCGAGGCGCTCCGAGGTGCGGTGATCTTCGGGGTGCTATTCGCGTTGGCTCCCACCATCGCAGGCGTCTTCGACGAACCGTCTGCGACGCCGTTGATCCGAGTCATCGGGCTCGGTCCACTCCTGTTCGGCCTCCGGAACCCGGGCATCATCTACTTTCGGAAGGATCTCGAGTTCCACAAGGAGTTTGTCTACAAAGTCAGCGGCGGGTTCGTCCAGTTTTTCGTCGGCGTCGGCTACGCGCTCGTCTCGCCGACCGTCTGGGCGCTCGTGTTCGCGTACGTCTCGGCGGACGTGTTCCGCTTCGGACTCTCGTACTTCATCCACGACTACCGCCCCCGGCCTTCGTTCGACAGCTCGATCGCGAAGGAACTGATCGACTACGGGAAGTGGATCACGGCGTCTTCGGTCCTCTATTTCCTGTACCGGGAGGGCGACGACGCCTTCGTCGGGTGGTTCATTTCAGCCACCGCGCTCGGGTTCTACCAGTACGCGTACCGAATCGCCGACACGCCGTCGTCCGAGGTCTCCGAAGTGATCGCCAGTGTCAGTTTCCCGGCGTTCTCGAAACTCCAGGACAAACCGGCTGAACTCCGTCAGACGCTTCTCGCAACGACGCGCGTCACGGGTTTCGTCACGATTCCGATGTCGCTCGGCATCGCGATTGTCGCTCCGAGCTTCGTCCCGGTCGTCCTCGGATCGGAGTGGACGCGGATGATCCGACCGATGCAGTTGCTGGCGCTGTACGGATTGTTTCACTCGATCACGCGGAACTTCGGTTCTATCTTCAAGGCGCTTGACCGCCCCGATATACTGGCGAAGCTTGCTGCCCTCAGAGTCGCTTGTATCGCCGTGCTGATCTGGCCGGCGGCTGACCTGTTCGGCATTGAAGGCGTCGCGCTCGTCGTCGTCGGCGTGTACGCCTTCCCGATGCTCCCGCTCGACGTGTTCGTGGTATCAAGGCTCACGCAAACGGCGCCGATGGCGCTCGTCAAGGAGTGGTTCTATCCGGCCATCGCTGCTGGCATTATGCTCGGTATCCTCTGGCAGCTCCGCAGGATGTTAGAGGTGGGGCCACTGGTAGAACTCGTCGTCTTGATCCCGTCAGGTATCGTCGTCTACACCGTTAATTGCCTCCTCTTCGCGCGGTACTTGTCGTGGCGGATCGAAGACGATATTCGGTCCATCGGCCGCAGCCTTGGATGA
- the wecB gene encoding non-hydrolyzing UDP-N-acetylglucosamine 2-epimerase produces MTDVTFVLGTRPEIIKLAPVVQACHRLEVDYSIVHTGQHYSDSLDSVFFDQLELPEPDYDLGVGSSSHGEQTGEMLIGVERALAETAPEVVLVQGDTNSVLAGALAASKMDAELGHVEAGLRSFDRSMPEETNRVIADHVSDHLFAPTEQSKKYLLDEGLSERRITVTGNTVVDALFRNREIARRKSTVLADLRIENRDFFVMTAHRQENVDDEARFRDLLAGVERAAEAHDADVIYPVHPRARDRIETFGIEVPDPIRAVEPLEYLDFLRLASTAELILTDSGGVQEEACILGTPCVTMRDNTERPETIDVGANRLSSCDPGQIVASATEMLLRGDDWENPFGDGDAAERILQSLPLETKSREVAR; encoded by the coding sequence ATGACCGACGTCACGTTCGTCTTGGGAACGAGACCGGAGATCATCAAACTCGCCCCGGTCGTTCAGGCGTGTCACCGCCTGGAGGTCGACTACTCGATCGTCCACACCGGACAGCACTACTCGGACAGCCTCGATTCGGTCTTCTTCGACCAACTCGAACTGCCGGAGCCAGACTACGACCTCGGCGTTGGCTCGTCGTCGCACGGCGAGCAGACCGGCGAGATGCTGATCGGCGTCGAGCGGGCGCTCGCGGAGACTGCCCCGGAGGTGGTCCTGGTCCAGGGCGATACGAACAGCGTCCTGGCCGGCGCGCTCGCCGCCAGCAAGATGGACGCGGAGTTGGGCCACGTCGAAGCGGGCCTGCGGAGTTTCGACCGATCGATGCCGGAGGAGACCAACCGGGTCATCGCCGACCACGTCTCGGACCACCTGTTCGCGCCGACCGAGCAGAGCAAGAAGTACCTCCTGGACGAGGGCCTCTCCGAACGCCGAATCACCGTCACCGGGAACACCGTGGTCGACGCCCTCTTCCGGAACAGGGAGATCGCCCGACGGAAGAGCACCGTCCTCGCGGACCTCCGAATCGAGAACCGCGACTTCTTCGTGATGACGGCGCACAGACAGGAAAACGTCGACGACGAGGCCCGGTTCAGAGACCTACTGGCAGGCGTCGAGCGGGCGGCCGAGGCACACGACGCCGACGTGATCTATCCGGTCCACCCCCGCGCACGCGACCGAATCGAGACGTTCGGAATCGAGGTCCCCGATCCGATACGGGCGGTAGAGCCGCTGGAGTACCTCGATTTCCTGCGGCTCGCTTCGACAGCGGAGTTGATCCTGACAGATTCGGGGGGCGTTCAGGAGGAAGCGTGTATCCTGGGCACCCCGTGCGTGACGATGCGGGACAACACCGAACGGCCCGAGACTATCGACGTCGGAGCGAACCGCCTCAGTTCGTGCGATCCCGGCCAGATCGTCGCGAGCGCGACGGAGATGCTGTTGCGAGGCGACGACTGGGAGAACCCCTTCGGAGACGGTGACGCCGCCGAACGGATCCTGCAGTCGCTGCCGCTGGAAACCAAGTCCCGGGAGGTCGCGCGATGA
- a CDS encoding ABC transporter ATP-binding protein, whose protein sequence is MPEDLGFREKLNALYLIASFKPRFTTAIVGFGVLTALLEGVGVTLIVPLIEVAQSSGAAPDGGIAGAFASIYEFLGLPFTVGSIVLGVGLVLTVRYAFTFLTEWARVHLRMNYVCDLQSRGFDNTLEARIAYFDREGSDDILNAIVTQAQHAGEAIEAFVRMFQRSMLIVMYLGIALYLAPRLTVVSVGLVGILTFGLRNTIESGYTIGDRVADANEKIQRAVQAGTQGIREVKTLRYGSKLRNDFGDAMGQFVDASIRVKRNEALIGNAYNLSIALLIFGLIYAAFVFTSMSFGVLGAFLFVMFKLGPVVSGTNKRFYQLEGMLPHLIRTEEFIDTLQRHPEIEGGEEPVPEDPSPVTFENVSFSYDGTEEVLSDVSFRMDEGEFVAFVGESGAGKSTIASLLARLYTPDSGQITAAGRPVNEYDIDDWRSRVAYVRQNPFIFNTTLEENLRIANQDASPQELERVCEIAQVSEFVDDLPNGYGTELGDDGVRLSGGQRQRVALARALLEDADVLVLDEATSDLDTNIESRVQAGIESMDREFMILAIAHRLSTISDADRIYTVKDGTIVERGEHESLLEDDGQYAELYSAQ, encoded by the coding sequence ATGCCCGAAGATCTAGGATTTCGAGAAAAGCTTAACGCGCTCTATCTGATTGCGTCGTTCAAGCCTCGTTTCACCACCGCTATCGTCGGGTTCGGTGTCCTGACCGCGCTGCTTGAGGGAGTCGGTGTGACGCTAATCGTCCCGCTGATCGAAGTCGCCCAGTCATCGGGAGCGGCGCCCGACGGCGGGATCGCCGGGGCCTTCGCCAGCATCTACGAGTTTCTCGGACTGCCGTTTACGGTCGGGTCAATCGTCCTCGGAGTCGGGCTTGTACTGACGGTTCGCTACGCCTTCACGTTCCTGACGGAGTGGGCACGCGTGCACCTACGGATGAATTACGTTTGTGACCTCCAGTCTCGTGGCTTCGACAACACCTTGGAAGCGCGTATCGCTTACTTCGACCGCGAGGGTTCCGACGACATCCTCAACGCGATCGTCACACAGGCACAGCACGCCGGTGAAGCGATCGAGGCGTTTGTCCGGATGTTCCAGCGGAGTATGCTCATCGTGATGTACCTCGGTATCGCGCTGTACCTCGCTCCGAGGCTCACGGTTGTGTCGGTGGGGCTCGTCGGCATCCTGACCTTCGGGCTCCGCAACACGATCGAATCGGGGTATACAATCGGAGACCGCGTCGCCGACGCCAACGAAAAAATCCAGCGTGCGGTCCAGGCCGGGACGCAGGGGATTCGTGAGGTGAAGACGCTGCGGTACGGCTCAAAACTCCGCAACGACTTCGGCGACGCGATGGGACAGTTCGTCGACGCCTCGATCCGGGTCAAACGGAACGAGGCCCTGATCGGCAACGCGTACAACCTCTCCATCGCACTGCTGATATTCGGGCTGATCTACGCGGCGTTCGTATTTACGAGTATGTCGTTCGGCGTGCTCGGGGCCTTCCTGTTCGTGATGTTCAAACTCGGACCCGTAGTGAGCGGTACGAACAAGCGGTTCTACCAGTTGGAGGGGATGTTGCCCCACCTCATCCGGACCGAGGAATTCATCGATACGCTGCAACGTCATCCGGAGATCGAAGGTGGCGAGGAGCCGGTTCCGGAGGACCCCTCCCCGGTTACCTTCGAGAACGTCTCCTTCTCGTACGACGGGACCGAAGAGGTGCTCTCGGACGTTTCGTTCCGGATGGACGAGGGTGAGTTCGTCGCCTTCGTCGGCGAGTCCGGGGCCGGTAAATCGACCATCGCGTCGCTTCTCGCGAGACTGTACACGCCGGATTCGGGACAGATCACGGCGGCGGGACGACCGGTGAACGAGTACGATATCGACGACTGGCGCTCGCGGGTCGCATACGTGCGACAGAATCCGTTCATCTTCAACACGACCCTCGAAGAGAACCTCCGTATCGCGAACCAAGATGCCAGCCCCCAGGAACTGGAGCGCGTCTGTGAGATCGCACAGGTCTCAGAGTTCGTCGACGACCTTCCGAACGGATACGGGACCGAACTCGGAGACGATGGTGTCCGTCTCTCCGGGGGACAACGCCAGCGGGTCGCCCTCGCCCGCGCCTTGCTGGAAGACGCGGACGTTTTGGTCCTCGACGAGGCTACGAGCGACCTAGACACGAACATCGAATCCCGAGTTCAGGCCGGCATCGAGTCGATGGACCGTGAATTTATGATTCTCGCCATCGCGCACCGTCTCTCGACCATTAGCGACGCCGACCGGATTTATACTGTCAAAGACGGAACGATCGTCGAGCGGGGCGAACACGAGTCGTTGCTCGAAGACGACGGCCAGTACGCGGAACTGTACTCCGCGCAGTGA
- a CDS encoding glycosyltransferase family 2 protein — protein sequence MPPIISVIIPTYYRNELLSRAIESVLRQDYDPVELIVVDDSGEGNADPVLQRYDGVKRITRDQPGHWNAALTTGIEASTGEYIQFLDDDDELLEGKLTKTAEILQENPDVGVSYCGVIRGDERHYPKPSVRGDFLEEALAFQTFPLWTGSMLMRRDVLIDCLPLAGMGEDDDLDIILGDTDLKIELARRTKADYVDECLAFYRQETNSLWTGPNRFEIVKKTTQHQRELYDRYPEIRRNLLSSWHQKQAVYWLEKRFWSPKAISHFLRGAYYANGLTNRAKCGAGAAASILGRPGWNAAEKVRNSLHHG from the coding sequence ATGCCACCGATCATCTCGGTCATCATTCCCACCTACTATCGGAACGAGCTTCTTTCAAGAGCGATCGAGAGCGTCCTCAGACAGGACTATGACCCCGTCGAGCTGATCGTCGTCGACGACTCAGGAGAGGGGAACGCCGATCCCGTCTTACAAAGATATGACGGAGTGAAGCGAATCACTCGCGATCAACCCGGTCACTGGAATGCGGCACTAACTACTGGAATAGAGGCCTCGACGGGTGAATACATCCAATTCCTCGATGATGACGACGAGCTCCTTGAGGGGAAGCTTACGAAGACCGCTGAAATACTGCAAGAGAATCCGGACGTGGGTGTCTCATACTGCGGCGTCATCAGGGGCGACGAACGACACTACCCGAAGCCGAGTGTCCGCGGCGACTTTCTCGAGGAAGCCCTGGCTTTCCAAACGTTCCCACTGTGGACGGGATCGATGCTGATGAGGCGGGACGTGTTGATCGATTGCTTGCCGCTCGCGGGGATGGGCGAAGACGACGATCTGGATATCATACTGGGGGACACGGACCTGAAGATCGAACTGGCTCGGCGGACTAAAGCCGACTACGTGGACGAGTGTCTCGCCTTTTATCGTCAGGAGACGAATAGTCTATGGACCGGACCCAACCGATTCGAGATTGTGAAAAAGACAACCCAACACCAACGAGAACTTTACGATCGGTATCCAGAAATCCGACGGAATCTCCTCTCCTCTTGGCATCAAAAGCAAGCGGTCTACTGGCTCGAAAAGAGATTCTGGTCTCCGAAGGCCATTTCCCACTTCCTCAGGGGCGCCTACTACGCCAATGGGCTTACGAACCGGGCAAAATGCGGGGCTGGAGCTGCGGCGTCGATCCTGGGTCGTCCGGGCTGGAACGCCGCCGAAAAAGTTCGAAATTCACTCCATCACGGTTGA
- a CDS encoding metal-dependent hydrolase, whose amino-acid sequence MWPWEHALFAYVCYSLYLRGRYRSRPADWPVVALAVGSAFPDLVDKPLAWQFGFFESGYAVAHSVFVAVPASLVLVAVARRYRRERIGIAFATGHLLHLVGDVLPASLSSQTLYLTPVLWPIAPSRVIVDRGSFADGVRSLLTEYVAQLLTLDLTAVIALQIGSVIVGLVLWFADGLPGLMLVRSTVGRTMKYRRSD is encoded by the coding sequence ATGTGGCCTTGGGAACACGCACTCTTCGCATACGTGTGTTACTCGCTGTATCTCAGGGGACGCTATCGATCCCGACCCGCCGATTGGCCGGTCGTCGCGCTCGCGGTGGGATCCGCCTTTCCGGATCTGGTCGACAAGCCGCTCGCGTGGCAGTTCGGGTTTTTCGAGAGCGGATACGCGGTCGCACATTCGGTGTTCGTGGCCGTTCCGGCTTCTCTCGTCCTCGTCGCGGTCGCGAGACGATACCGACGTGAACGGATCGGAATCGCCTTCGCCACCGGCCATCTGCTCCATCTGGTCGGCGACGTGCTCCCCGCGTCGCTCTCGTCTCAAACGCTGTATCTCACGCCGGTCCTGTGGCCGATCGCTCCCAGCCGAGTTATCGTCGATCGGGGATCGTTCGCCGACGGCGTCCGAAGCCTCCTGACCGAGTACGTCGCACAACTACTCACCCTGGACCTCACGGCGGTGATCGCGTTGCAGATCGGATCCGTCATCGTCGGACTGGTACTGTGGTTCGCCGACGGATTGCCCGGGCTGATGCTCGTGCGCTCCACGGTCGGGCGGACGATGAAATACAGGCGGAGTGACTAA
- a CDS encoding PadR family transcriptional regulator, translated as MSEPLFELTSFQRDLLYVIVGLSSPSGQEIKTELQEVIGEITHGRLYPNLDTLVNKGYVEKGQSDRRTNVYEITEKGTESLRSRREWEDQYVNL; from the coding sequence ATGTCCGAACCGCTTTTCGAGCTCACCAGTTTTCAACGGGACCTGCTCTACGTGATCGTGGGACTGTCCAGTCCATCGGGTCAGGAGATCAAAACGGAACTGCAGGAGGTGATCGGCGAGATCACGCACGGGCGATTGTACCCGAACCTGGATACGCTCGTGAACAAGGGATACGTCGAAAAGGGACAGAGCGACCGTCGGACGAACGTGTACGAGATCACGGAGAAGGGGACCGAAAGCCTCAGGTCCCGGCGAGAGTGGGAAGACCAATACGTGAATCTGTAA